The genomic DNA CATCGTGGCGCCGCGGCCGGTCCGCAGGGGGGTGGCGCAGCGAGATTTTGGCGGGACTTTGGCGCCGCGCAACATTCTGCCCGGATGGTTGCTGCCCTTGCCTGGCTGCTGCGCGCGCTGCAGGAAGCCTTGACGTCGCTCGGTCGGGTCTGGTTCTTCATCCCGCCCCCGCCCCCCGCTCAGCCCCCCGCGCCACCCCCACCCCCACCGGGCCCCGTCCCAGGCCACCCCGAACGCCTGCGCCCCGACCTCCCGCTCACGGAGCAAGAGGAAGCCCTGCGCCGCCAGTTGGACGACATAGCCCTGCCCGACGCCATCGGCGAGGAGAAAAGCCCGGGCGCGTAACCGCCCGGGCGCCGGCGGTCAGGCAGCGGGAAGGGCCCGGACGAGGGCGGAGGAGCCGCCGTACGCGGCGGGGGTAAGGGGAAGCCCCGGCCGGAGGGGGGATCCGACCGGGGCGGTCCGGGGCGGATACGGAGGGCGGTCGCCTCGCGGCGAAAGGCTCCATGGGGCTTCAGCCGAACGATCTTCCCCACAGGCGAGAGGTGAGGCCCGGGGACACTGTTCCCTCCGTACCCACACCGTCTTCAACGGGAGGGGACCTCCGGTTGTTCCATGCCCCCGCCCGGGAGGGTGTGAAGCGCGACACAGCCGTGCTGCGGCGTCAGTCCAGCCAGCGGCCCCCGCGCATCAGCTCGCGCCCCGGCAGCTCGTTCACCTCGCGCCACGCCTGGATCCGCCGCGGGTTGATCCGGAACCAGCGGTACCGGGCGGCCAGCCCTCGCGGGTCGAACCCCGAGCTCGCCGCGAAGCGGTCCCCGTGCTCCCGCGGCAGCGCGTCCAGTTCGAAGACCTCGACCTCGCCGTCGATCATCGTCACGTCCCGCGTCGGCCCCAGCGCCAGCCGCGCGGCCCCGGTTGCGGCCAGGTTCCTGCCGGTCGGGCTCTCCGCCGGTGTCGCCACCCACAGCGCCTCGCCGTCCCAGGAGAACGACAGCGGTACGAGATACGGCACGCCGTCCGGCGTGGCGCTCGCCACCCAGACGTCGACGTCGTGAGCCAGCCGGTGCTCGGTGTCCCGGCGGCGCAGCGCGCGGGTGCGGGGCTCGGCGGGGTGCGTGGCTGCGGTCATCTCTCGCTCCTGGTCGTCGTGAGGCTCGTACGCGATCCGCCTCGGCCGAATCCGCACCGGGCCGATCGCCGCCACCCCAGCCTCGCCCCGCCCACCCCCGCACCGCCTCCGTGCTGACCACGGAGAACACCCCGGATAATGAGAGCGTGTCCACCCCGTCGATCTCCGCCCGCGAAGCCGAAGTGCTCGCGCTCCTCGGCGAGCACCTGAGCAACGCCGAGATCGCCGGCCGCCTCTTCATCTCCGTACGCACCGTCGAATCGCACGTCTCCTCCCTCCTGCGCAAGCTGCACCTGCCCGACCGGCGCGCCCTCGCCCGGCACGCCGCCTCCACCGCCTCCGCCCGCCCCGGGAAGGACGCGCCCGCCCTGCCCGCGCCGCTGACCGCTTTCGTCGGCCGCGCGCGGGAGCGCGCCGAGCTGGCCGCCGCGGTACGGGCGGGGCGGCAGGTCACCGCCGTCGGCCCCGGGGGCGTCGGCAAGACCCGCCTCGCCCTCGCCGCGGCCGGCGACCTGGCCGGCGAGTTCGCCGACGGCGTGTGGTTCGCCGACCTCGTCCCGGTCACGGAACCGGCGCGGGTGGGCGCCGCGGTCGCCGCCGCCGTGGGCGTCGGCGAGCAGCCGGGACGCGACGTGGACGACGCCGTACTCGCCGCGCTCGCCGACCACGACGCGCTGCTCGTCCTGGACAACTGCGAGCACGTACGCGAAGGAGTCGCCCCGTTCCTCGAACGGCTGCTCGCCGCCTGCCCCAAGCTGCGCGTGCTCGCCACCAGCAGGGCCCGCCTCCTGGTTCCCTTCGAACGCGCCTT from Streptomyces sp. CMB-StM0423 includes the following:
- a CDS encoding pyridoxamine 5'-phosphate oxidase family protein; this encodes MTAATHPAEPRTRALRRRDTEHRLAHDVDVWVASATPDGVPYLVPLSFSWDGEALWVATPAESPTGRNLAATGAARLALGPTRDVTMIDGEVEVFELDALPREHGDRFAASSGFDPRGLAARYRWFRINPRRIQAWREVNELPGRELMRGGRWLD
- a CDS encoding DUF6059 family protein — protein: MVAALAWLLRALQEALTSLGRVWFFIPPPPPAQPPAPPPPPPGPVPGHPERLRPDLPLTEQEEALRRQLDDIALPDAIGEEKSPGA